In Paenibacillus sonchi, a single genomic region encodes these proteins:
- a CDS encoding DUF6254 family protein, producing the protein MSQPKQRKEAEWKSRKQDQQPHGKIKSLKELSSEYGAEHTTS; encoded by the coding sequence ATGAGCCAGCCGAAGCAAAGAAAAGAAGCTGAGTGGAAGTCCCGCAAGCAGGATCAGCAGCCCCATGGTAAAATCAAGTCGCTGAAAGAGCTTTCCAGCGAGTATGGTGCGGAACATACTACGTCTTAA
- a CDS encoding amino acid ABC transporter ATP-binding protein, with protein MSSMIEVRQLQKSFGSLDVLKKITFAVKPGEVVAVIGPSGSGKSTMLRSLVHLEEVTGGSIYIHGKPLIENGKYAGNADIREITATMGMVFQHFNLFPHLSVRGNLELAPRTLKRGNPQEIAAKSKELLSKVGLADKADVYPSMLSGGQKQRVAIARALMLNPDILLFDEPTSALDPELTGEVLRVIRQLAEENMTMIIVTHEMSFARDVADRVFFMDNGEIAESGTPEQIFGSPRLERTRTFLNQD; from the coding sequence ATGAGTAGTATGATTGAAGTTAGGCAATTGCAGAAATCTTTTGGCAGCCTTGATGTGCTGAAAAAGATTACCTTTGCTGTGAAACCGGGAGAAGTCGTGGCGGTGATCGGACCTTCCGGTTCAGGAAAAAGCACAATGCTGCGCAGTCTTGTTCATCTGGAGGAAGTTACCGGAGGAAGCATCTATATCCACGGCAAGCCGCTTATAGAGAACGGCAAATATGCCGGCAATGCAGACATAAGAGAGATTACCGCGACCATGGGCATGGTGTTTCAGCACTTTAATCTGTTCCCTCACCTCAGCGTACGGGGAAATCTGGAGCTTGCTCCCAGAACATTGAAACGGGGGAACCCTCAGGAGATTGCAGCTAAAAGCAAGGAACTGCTCTCCAAGGTGGGTCTTGCCGATAAGGCGGACGTATACCCATCCATGCTGTCGGGCGGGCAGAAGCAGCGGGTAGCTATCGCCAGAGCGCTGATGTTGAATCCGGACATCCTGCTGTTTGACGAGCCGACATCGGCGCTTGATCCCGAGCTGACCGGCGAGGTGCTGCGTGTCATCCGCCAGCTTGCGGAAGAGAACATGACGATGATTATCGTCACGCATGAGATGAGTTTTGCCCGCGATGTGGCGGATCGTGTATTCTTCATGGACAACGGGGAAATTGCCGAATCGGGAACACCCGAGCAGATTTTTGGCAGCCCGAGGCTGGAGCGGACCCGGACGTTTTTGAATCAGGATTAA
- a CDS encoding amino acid ABC transporter permease encodes MNIDYIIKIAGPMLEGARTTVLLFLIVIVLSIPLGMLVTLMAKSSIKPLAWIAHMYIYVMRGTPLLLQLLFFCFGLPQIPVIGQYLVLDRFVAASLGFILNYGAYFAEIFRGGLLSIDKGQHEAAQVLGLSKWQTLRKVILAQMFRVALPAVANESITLVKDTALLYAVAVPELLNYAKTAVNRDFTVTPFVVAGVIYLLMTLILTLFFKALEKRFKFE; translated from the coding sequence ATGAATATTGATTATATTATAAAAATTGCCGGGCCGATGCTGGAAGGCGCGCGGACAACCGTCCTGCTGTTCCTGATTGTCATCGTGCTGTCCATTCCGCTAGGGATGCTGGTCACGCTGATGGCTAAAAGTTCCATTAAGCCGCTGGCGTGGATTGCACACATGTATATTTACGTCATGCGCGGAACTCCGCTTCTGCTGCAGCTGCTGTTCTTCTGCTTCGGCCTGCCACAGATTCCGGTGATTGGGCAGTATCTGGTTTTGGACCGCTTCGTTGCGGCCAGCCTTGGTTTTATTCTTAATTATGGGGCATATTTTGCCGAGATTTTCCGCGGCGGGCTGCTGTCGATTGACAAAGGGCAACACGAGGCCGCCCAGGTGCTTGGGCTCAGCAAATGGCAAACCCTGCGCAAGGTCATTCTTGCCCAAATGTTCCGGGTTGCTCTGCCTGCGGTAGCCAATGAATCCATCACCCTGGTCAAGGACACCGCTTTGCTCTACGCTGTAGCCGTACCGGAGCTGCTGAATTACGCGAAGACGGCGGTGAACCGTGATTTTACGGTGACCCCATTTGTAGTAGCCGGTGTTATTTATTTGCTGATGACATTGATACTAACGCTGTTCTTCAAGGCACTGGAGAAACGTTTCAAATTTGAGTAG
- a CDS encoding amino acid ABC transporter substrate-binding protein has product MKRKGLLILLVVMAIAAIAGCSGSKGDDGKLVIGIDDKFAPMGFRDDNNEIVGFDIDYAKAAAAKMGKEVTFQPIDWSAKESELNSGRIDMIWNGYTITDERKEKVLFTKPYLENSQVVVVLADSALTKLDDLAGKEVGLQSLSSAADALDASPLKAKIANVSEFPDNVLALTDLKSKRLDGVVIDEVVARYYMSKETGTYKLLEESLAPEQYGIGIKKGNEALLAELQKALDELNNDGTAAEISTKWFGENKVLN; this is encoded by the coding sequence ATGAAGAGAAAAGGATTATTGATTCTGTTGGTAGTTATGGCAATTGCAGCGATAGCAGGCTGCTCCGGTTCAAAGGGGGATGACGGCAAACTGGTGATCGGTATAGATGATAAGTTTGCTCCAATGGGCTTCAGGGATGACAACAATGAAATTGTCGGTTTTGACATTGATTATGCGAAAGCGGCGGCTGCAAAAATGGGCAAAGAAGTTACCTTCCAGCCGATTGACTGGTCGGCCAAGGAATCGGAGCTGAACAGCGGACGCATTGATATGATATGGAACGGGTACACCATCACGGACGAGCGCAAGGAAAAGGTGCTGTTTACCAAGCCTTATCTGGAGAACAGCCAGGTTGTTGTCGTGCTGGCGGATTCGGCACTGACGAAGCTGGATGATCTGGCCGGAAAAGAAGTCGGACTGCAAAGCCTGTCGTCCGCTGCCGATGCCCTGGATGCCAGTCCGCTCAAAGCAAAAATTGCCAATGTATCCGAATTTCCGGACAATGTGCTTGCCCTGACGGACCTGAAGTCCAAACGCCTGGATGGAGTGGTCATTGACGAAGTGGTGGCAAGATATTATATGTCCAAGGAGACGGGCACTTATAAGCTGCTGGAAGAGTCGCTGGCTCCTGAGCAATACGGCATCGGCATTAAGAAAGGCAATGAAGCGCTGCTGGCAGAGCTGCAGAAGGCTCTGGATGAACTAAACAATGATGGTACGGCTGCTGAAATTTCAACGAAGTGGTTTGGAGAGAATAAAGTACTGAACTAG
- a CDS encoding MFS transporter, whose product MNARSRWLLISVGLGVLLNPLNSSMISVAIARLQNVYRLDFTEVSWIIFSFYIASAVAQPIMGKASDLFGRKKIFLAGLVVAFVASLAAPLSPGFGWLIVFRIVQSIGTSMMVSVGMAIVRVHITEKQASALSVMSIFLSGAAAIGPFIGGVVIHWWDWHGIFLVNIPFAAASFLLAWRAIPKDEPPVAALRNMSFRQWITMIDAPGILLFAAGLVALLAGLLSAKSSGHILFGHVLTGGIGLIALVAFVRHELKASSPFIPVRTFTKYPEMARVNAEFILVNVLYYSLFFGLPSYLQMVRHVSEFHTGILMLSLGLCSLIASPIAGRWIDRSGPGPALFLSAILIALGSVWIVTMNQSSPVISVCVALGAFGIGNGLNSVGMQAALFKSAPKEIIGVASGVFMTSRYLGTILSSLLLGIVMGDTFSAGGFRLLGVILSAIALLLVFMNCTRPLSQYGDKNLQ is encoded by the coding sequence ATGAATGCTCGCAGCAGGTGGTTGCTGATTTCCGTGGGTCTCGGGGTACTATTGAACCCTTTAAATTCTTCGATGATTTCCGTTGCTATTGCAAGGCTGCAAAATGTGTACCGCCTCGATTTTACTGAGGTATCCTGGATTATTTTTTCCTTCTACATTGCGAGTGCGGTCGCCCAGCCTATTATGGGAAAGGCCAGTGATTTATTTGGACGCAAAAAGATATTTCTGGCAGGCCTTGTTGTAGCCTTCGTTGCGTCATTAGCAGCTCCGCTGTCTCCAGGCTTCGGGTGGCTCATCGTGTTCCGGATTGTGCAATCCATCGGAACAAGCATGATGGTTTCTGTAGGAATGGCTATTGTGCGGGTTCATATTACGGAGAAACAAGCGTCGGCGCTGTCAGTGATGTCCATTTTCCTATCGGGAGCGGCAGCAATCGGCCCCTTTATTGGCGGGGTGGTTATCCACTGGTGGGATTGGCATGGTATCTTCTTAGTCAATATTCCATTTGCAGCGGCAAGCTTTCTATTAGCTTGGAGGGCCATTCCTAAGGACGAACCGCCAGTGGCCGCTCTGCGCAACATGTCTTTCCGTCAATGGATAACCATGATAGATGCGCCGGGTATCCTGCTTTTTGCAGCGGGGCTGGTTGCCCTGCTCGCCGGGTTGCTGTCAGCAAAATCCTCCGGCCATATTTTATTTGGACATGTTCTGACCGGAGGGATTGGCCTGATCGCATTGGTTGCTTTCGTACGGCATGAGTTAAAAGCGTCCTCACCCTTTATTCCGGTGCGCACATTCACCAAATATCCGGAGATGGCCCGGGTCAATGCCGAATTTATACTCGTTAATGTACTATATTACTCACTGTTTTTCGGGCTTCCTTCCTACCTGCAGATGGTGCGCCATGTCAGCGAATTCCATACAGGGATTCTCATGCTGAGCCTGGGACTATGCTCGCTCATTGCTTCTCCCATAGCAGGGCGATGGATCGATAGATCAGGACCAGGGCCGGCATTGTTTCTGTCCGCGATATTAATAGCCTTGGGGTCCGTTTGGATTGTGACAATGAATCAAAGTTCGCCGGTAATCAGCGTCTGTGTGGCTTTAGGCGCATTCGGTATTGGCAACGGATTGAATAGTGTCGGTATGCAGGCAGCCTTGTTCAAAAGCGCTCCAAAAGAAATCATCGGAGTAGCTTCCGGAGTATTTATGACCTCAAGATACTTGGGAACTATTCTATCCTCATTGCTGCTGGGCATCGTGATGGGCGATACCTTCAGCGCTGGAGGGTTTCGGCTGCTTGGGGTTATCCTCTCGGCAATCGCCTTGCTCTTAGTATTTATGAACTGTACGCGGCCGCTTTCACAATACGGTGATAAAAACCTACAGTGA
- a CDS encoding FtsX-like permease family protein gives MTLFELVIRSMRANLKHYYLYFSALILSTSLYFVFASLQNDSTVMARTFADIQFKAFFSAAGILLIMIMAVFILYANGMFLKRRSREIGLYQLVGLTRRRVGGLLIAENLLLGAGALLFGIGGGAVVSRFFMLILMKLAGTDHIITWSFSSTAALQTAAVFTLLLSFTWVQMLLTVYRTPLLELFRGEQQGEHSKQPGPVLSATLGVSGLGFIATGYLLSGKISSQALLLPVLGILALTIIGTYLLFRVTIGWVFYRVRQGMDGHLGLKNSLSLAPVIHRMRGNANSLTLITILSAVTLTMVSIAYSLYFSAGRESRAMLPYDFTIEHNEQAAQAFRAELEKSGFTFTYQAVEAVRLPGTFGQGGGDERSLMLLAAEQLQAGGAELAIPVEGEGIWYKGRRKALSKKTDNAAYPQTIAFTANGVQTEVRLTGVMDRYAMNYGLRGLQLVVPEATVRAIREQMQGSSKMDAFRIHTYQIMDPGERAAASGYFAKYAKQEEFPTDFYTYAQESRQKFGLIMFAAGFLGLIFLMFTGSILYFKQVTEAGQERHHYTILRQLGISEREMMGGIIRRQLFVFGIPLAIGLLHSIFAVQAAATLTFSDLFFPAVAAMGVYTFIYLMFAVLTVGFYHRIVKAAAYSS, from the coding sequence TTGACCCTGTTTGAGCTGGTCATTCGCAGTATGCGGGCGAATCTCAAGCATTACTATCTGTATTTTTCCGCCCTGATTCTCAGCACAAGCTTATATTTTGTGTTTGCTTCATTGCAGAATGACTCCACGGTAATGGCCCGGACCTTCGCGGATATTCAGTTCAAGGCCTTTTTTAGTGCAGCCGGGATATTGCTGATCATGATTATGGCGGTATTCATCCTTTATGCTAACGGTATGTTCCTTAAGCGGCGGAGCAGGGAAATCGGCTTATACCAGCTGGTGGGACTGACGCGAAGGAGGGTAGGCGGGTTGCTGATTGCGGAGAATCTGCTGCTGGGGGCGGGGGCGCTTCTGTTTGGTATCGGAGGCGGTGCGGTCGTATCGCGGTTTTTTATGCTCATCCTGATGAAGCTGGCCGGTACTGACCATATAATTACATGGTCTTTCTCCAGCACAGCAGCGCTGCAGACTGCCGCCGTGTTTACTCTGCTTCTCAGCTTTACATGGGTCCAGATGCTGTTAACGGTTTACCGTACTCCACTGCTTGAGCTCTTCAGGGGAGAGCAGCAGGGTGAGCATTCGAAACAGCCGGGACCGGTCCTGTCCGCAACGTTGGGGGTGTCCGGCCTCGGATTCATCGCAACCGGTTACCTACTCTCGGGTAAAATAAGCAGCCAGGCGCTGCTCCTGCCGGTGCTGGGGATTCTGGCCCTCACTATAATTGGAACCTATCTGCTTTTTCGCGTAACGATAGGCTGGGTGTTCTACCGGGTCCGCCAAGGCATGGACGGACATCTGGGGCTGAAAAACAGCTTGTCGCTGGCCCCGGTCATTCACCGGATGAGGGGCAATGCCAACTCACTGACGCTGATTACCATTCTGTCTGCGGTGACACTGACAATGGTGTCCATTGCTTATTCGCTGTACTTTTCGGCCGGGCGGGAGTCCCGGGCTATGCTGCCCTACGATTTCACCATTGAGCATAATGAGCAGGCTGCCCAAGCCTTTCGGGCGGAGCTGGAGAAAAGCGGCTTTACCTTTACCTATCAAGCGGTAGAGGCTGTTAGACTACCCGGTACATTTGGACAAGGGGGCGGGGATGAACGCAGCCTGATGCTGCTTGCGGCAGAGCAGCTTCAGGCAGGCGGTGCGGAGCTTGCAATTCCGGTTGAAGGCGAAGGCATATGGTATAAGGGCCGGAGGAAAGCATTAAGCAAGAAAACGGACAATGCTGCTTATCCGCAGACCATTGCTTTTACTGCAAACGGGGTTCAAACGGAAGTCCGGTTGACCGGAGTCATGGATCGATATGCGATGAATTACGGTTTACGCGGCCTCCAACTTGTCGTTCCTGAAGCGACGGTAAGGGCTATTCGCGAACAGATGCAGGGTTCCTCCAAGATGGACGCCTTTCGCATCCACACCTATCAGATTATGGACCCGGGTGAACGTGCGGCGGCCTCGGGTTATTTTGCGAAATACGCCAAGCAAGAAGAGTTCCCAACGGATTTCTACACCTACGCTCAAGAATCGCGGCAAAAGTTCGGGCTTATTATGTTTGCCGCGGGTTTTCTCGGACTGATCTTCCTGATGTTCACAGGCAGTATTCTGTATTTCAAACAGGTGACTGAAGCCGGGCAGGAGAGACACCATTATACAATTCTGCGTCAGCTTGGTATCAGTGAGCGTGAGATGATGGGCGGCATTATCCGCAGGCAGCTGTTTGTATTCGGCATTCCGCTGGCCATCGGACTGCTGCATTCCATCTTCGCCGTACAAGCGGCCGCAACACTGACGTTCTCGGACCTTTTCTTCCCTGCGGTTGCGGCCATGGGGGTATACACATTCATTTATCTGATGTTTGCTGTGCTCACTGTAGGTTTTTATCACCGTATTGTGAAAGCGGCCGCGTACAGTTCATAA
- a CDS encoding ABC transporter ATP-binding protein, with product MQNRLQKTVLLAQQVYKSYGARGNVQQVLRGIDLRVLEGEFVGIMGPSGSGKSTLLNVLATIDTATKGAIFLEDTDIAAMNNTELSAFRRKKLGFIFQDYNLLDTLTVKENILLPISLGKRNKQAAEAEYQAIAANLGIGEIAHKFPYEVSGGQRQRTSAARALIHRPSLVFADEPTGALDSKAASSLLGTLEELNREYSITIIMVTHDPLASSYCSRVVFLKDGALYSELYRGSKTRETFFKDILNVQAVLGGDRIDPV from the coding sequence ATGCAGAACCGGCTTCAAAAAACCGTGCTGCTTGCACAGCAGGTGTATAAATCATATGGGGCCAGGGGCAATGTCCAGCAGGTGCTCAGAGGCATAGACCTCCGTGTACTGGAGGGGGAGTTTGTCGGCATTATGGGCCCGTCCGGGTCCGGGAAATCAACGCTGCTCAATGTACTGGCCACCATCGATACAGCGACGAAAGGCGCAATTTTCCTGGAGGATACGGACATCGCGGCCATGAATAACACTGAATTGTCTGCATTTCGGCGCAAAAAGCTCGGATTCATCTTTCAGGATTACAACCTGCTCGATACATTGACGGTAAAAGAGAACATTCTGCTGCCCATTTCGCTCGGCAAGCGGAACAAACAGGCAGCAGAAGCTGAGTATCAGGCTATTGCCGCGAATCTGGGCATTGGGGAGATCGCGCATAAATTTCCGTATGAAGTTTCCGGCGGCCAGCGGCAGCGGACGTCGGCAGCACGTGCGCTGATCCACCGGCCCTCTCTCGTATTTGCAGACGAGCCCACAGGCGCTTTGGATTCTAAGGCGGCTTCTTCTCTGCTGGGAACACTGGAGGAGCTTAACCGGGAGTACAGCATTACGATTATAATGGTCACGCATGATCCCTTAGCTTCCAGCTATTGCAGCCGCGTCGTCTTTTTGAAGGATGGAGCGCTCTATTCCGAATTGTACCGCGGCAGCAAAACGCGCGAGACTTTCTTCAAGGATATTCTCAATGTGCAGGCCGTGCTGGGAGGTGACCGCATTGACCCTGTTTGA
- a CDS encoding sensor histidine kinase: MILRYLYDRKSWISFYLLSLLLADLLIWMDGGISIRGQSLLYLNLLLILAMAVFLGWRCQKEMKYAHSLAKLAEEMNEDWIETLPAAGFYQEEATNQLLRAVNHWYWNQLSDGMAARSLEQDDLAAWVHEVKTPLTAMKLTIDAGKVHPAMRNIESEWLRIHLLMDQQLHISRLPSLESDYMPEQAGIQRLAAQEVRDLASWCVEKNIAVEFSGEEAAVNTDCKWCRFIIRQLLTNAVKYSPEGGTIHLSSMTARDGTVRMTVTDEGPGIAAHDLPRIFDKGFTGGHGRLHNAATGLGLYLARTVADKIGISLTVQSELHRGTSMQLAFSVSNRFESVRAGRG, translated from the coding sequence TTGATACTCCGCTATCTGTATGACAGGAAAAGCTGGATCAGTTTCTATCTGCTGTCCCTGCTGCTGGCGGATCTGCTGATCTGGATGGACGGCGGTATTTCGATCCGCGGGCAGTCGCTTCTATATTTGAACCTCCTGCTGATTCTGGCGATGGCTGTTTTCCTTGGGTGGCGCTGCCAGAAAGAAATGAAGTATGCGCATAGTCTGGCGAAGCTGGCCGAAGAGATGAATGAAGACTGGATTGAGACACTGCCTGCTGCCGGCTTCTATCAGGAGGAAGCGACCAATCAGCTCTTGAGAGCGGTGAACCACTGGTACTGGAATCAGCTTTCTGACGGCATGGCTGCCCGGTCATTGGAGCAGGATGATCTGGCTGCCTGGGTACATGAAGTGAAGACGCCGCTGACCGCCATGAAATTGACTATTGATGCCGGCAAAGTCCACCCGGCTATGCGCAATATCGAATCTGAATGGCTGCGGATTCATTTGCTGATGGACCAGCAGCTGCACATTTCACGTCTGCCGTCCCTGGAGTCCGATTATATGCCGGAACAGGCCGGAATTCAGCGGCTTGCCGCCCAGGAAGTGCGCGACCTGGCCTCTTGGTGTGTGGAGAAAAATATAGCTGTCGAATTCAGCGGAGAAGAGGCCGCGGTCAATACGGACTGCAAATGGTGCCGTTTCATCATCCGGCAATTGCTGACCAATGCGGTCAAATACAGCCCGGAAGGCGGAACGATCCATCTGTCGTCCATGACCGCGCGGGATGGTACGGTCCGAATGACGGTGACGGATGAAGGTCCGGGTATTGCCGCGCATGACCTGCCGCGGATTTTCGATAAAGGATTTACCGGCGGACATGGCAGACTGCACAATGCGGCAACCGGACTGGGGCTCTATCTGGCCCGTACTGTTGCGGACAAAATCGGAATATCCCTGACCGTACAATCGGAGCTGCACAGAGGAACATCCATGCAGCTCGCTTTTTCTGTAAGCAACAGGTTCGAGTCCGTCCGGGCAGGGAGGGGATGA
- a CDS encoding response regulator transcription factor: MDMNIFIIEDDAAIFRSLKERLEQWSFQVTGPERYDEVMHTFIRLQPQLVIIDIQLPMYDGFHWCREIRAVSKVPVLFLSSRDHPLDMVMAMNLGADDYIPKPFHMDVLLAKVQALLRRTYAYAEESSADLIEWNGAIIDLKRGLIRKGGQDVLLTKNEFFILVVLVQAKDQIISRHELIRKLWDDEHFVNDNTLTANITRLRQKLAVFELEEAIVTKKGLGYMAATL; encoded by the coding sequence ATGGATATGAACATTTTTATTATCGAAGACGATGCTGCCATTTTCCGTTCCTTGAAGGAAAGATTGGAGCAATGGTCGTTTCAAGTTACGGGACCGGAGCGGTATGATGAGGTGATGCATACTTTTATCCGCTTGCAGCCCCAGTTAGTGATTATTGATATCCAGCTCCCGATGTACGACGGGTTCCACTGGTGCCGGGAGATCCGGGCGGTGTCCAAAGTGCCGGTTCTGTTTCTGTCTTCGCGCGACCATCCGCTGGATATGGTGATGGCGATGAACCTGGGGGCGGACGATTATATCCCGAAGCCGTTCCATATGGACGTCCTGCTGGCCAAAGTTCAGGCGTTACTCCGCCGGACGTATGCTTACGCTGAGGAATCTTCTGCCGATCTGATCGAATGGAACGGTGCCATCATTGACTTGAAGCGCGGCCTGATCCGCAAGGGTGGGCAGGATGTCCTGTTAACCAAAAATGAGTTTTTTATCCTCGTGGTACTCGTCCAGGCGAAGGATCAGATAATCTCCCGGCATGAGCTGATCCGCAAGCTGTGGGATGATGAGCATTTTGTCAACGACAATACATTAACTGCGAACATCACCCGGCTGCGCCAAAAGCTGGCTGTATTTGAGCTGGAAGAGGCCATCGTCACGAAAAAGGGGCTTGGTTATATGGCGGCAACATTATGA
- a CDS encoding serine hydrolase: MNSKKKSSSCTLGFLTVLLMASLGAESSVYAEAPSVWNTAATGAASTGSAALPSRDTAALTAKTDGPREAKEVQAFLDAFFAREDIRQKAGAIAVSVVQGGEVLASKGYGLTGRTLKSPVDASRTTFRIASVSKVFTAAAVMQLVQAGKISLQDNIEKYLDGYHLTNPFGTPVTIGNLLTHTTGFEVREPSDASYVRDDSQKPVSLKESIFEQFPPVVREPGTSYMYDNFASRLLGYIVQQASGEPFGSYMRQHLFEPLGMSSSSFSLSKELAGRLASSDDAEGNPIPVYDLSPREWPEGSMISTASDMALFMKAFLSGGRAADGTVILSPESVKAMSAYHIAIHPDLPDMTYGFEAPALPSKTNGENVISKGGDILGFSSLLWLLPDRKTGVFVTYNANQDLRDEFFAAFMDHYYSGHPTSFGTKGFRPQSREVLAKFAGLYSDLRVKLLTRVEVSGTGTLTVSNLMGGRHELRQVEDTLFIDEQGKPLAFKADNDGRIHYLKYSNLYSYAAKIPEHPAVFPDVSENHPYAKYILGLKALGYLADDLSQPFQPGQAVTRGAFVQAFNSVWSLPESSHPPAFKDTANSPYRRAIQAAVESGLLEGAGGGLFEPDRPIRREEAAVIVFRLLAGSGMRTPDSTAKLVPGTSKWAVEAVSSAVVWKLHGPEVTESKGFFDYGPQRTLNKQELAALLFTMLLPD, translated from the coding sequence TTGAATAGTAAGAAAAAGAGTTCTAGCTGCACGTTAGGGTTCCTGACTGTTCTATTGATGGCAAGCCTGGGTGCAGAATCAAGTGTGTATGCCGAAGCGCCGTCTGTATGGAACACAGCTGCCACCGGTGCGGCCTCAACCGGCAGCGCTGCCCTTCCTTCACGGGACACTGCGGCTTTGACAGCTAAAACGGACGGTCCGCGTGAAGCGAAGGAAGTGCAGGCGTTCCTGGATGCTTTTTTTGCCAGGGAGGACATCAGGCAGAAGGCGGGAGCCATCGCGGTATCCGTCGTTCAAGGCGGGGAGGTGCTTGCTTCTAAAGGCTACGGACTAACCGGCCGGACGCTGAAATCGCCGGTGGATGCAAGCCGGACCACCTTCCGGATCGCCTCGGTCTCCAAAGTATTCACAGCCGCCGCAGTAATGCAGCTCGTCCAGGCAGGAAAGATTTCGCTGCAGGACAATATTGAAAAGTATCTGGACGGCTATCATTTAACCAATCCCTTCGGCACACCGGTTACCATCGGGAATCTGTTGACGCATACGACAGGCTTTGAAGTGCGTGAACCTTCAGATGCCAGTTATGTAAGGGATGATTCCCAAAAGCCGGTCTCACTGAAGGAAAGTATCTTTGAGCAGTTTCCCCCGGTTGTCCGCGAGCCGGGAACGTCATATATGTACGATAACTTTGCATCCAGGCTGCTGGGGTACATCGTACAGCAGGCAAGCGGAGAGCCTTTCGGGAGCTATATGCGTCAGCATCTGTTCGAGCCGCTCGGCATGTCTTCAAGCAGCTTTAGCCTCAGCAAGGAGTTGGCTGGACGATTGGCCTCATCCGATGATGCAGAGGGCAACCCCATCCCGGTGTATGATTTATCGCCGAGGGAGTGGCCGGAGGGCAGCATGATCTCGACAGCCTCCGATATGGCCCTGTTTATGAAGGCCTTCTTGAGCGGTGGACGGGCAGCTGACGGCACGGTTATCCTGTCGCCCGAATCGGTCAAAGCAATGTCAGCTTACCACATTGCCATTCATCCGGATTTGCCGGATATGACTTACGGCTTCGAAGCGCCTGCTCTTCCCTCCAAGACAAACGGCGAAAACGTAATATCCAAGGGTGGCGATATCCTGGGCTTCAGTTCATTGCTCTGGCTTTTGCCGGACCGTAAAACGGGTGTGTTCGTTACTTATAATGCAAATCAGGATTTGCGGGATGAATTTTTTGCCGCCTTTATGGACCATTATTATTCCGGACATCCGACGTCGTTTGGAACAAAAGGCTTCAGGCCGCAATCCAGAGAGGTTCTCGCTAAATTTGCAGGGTTGTATTCCGACTTGCGGGTCAAACTGCTGACCCGGGTTGAGGTATCCGGTACAGGCACTCTAACTGTGAGTAACCTGATGGGAGGGCGCCACGAGCTGAGACAAGTGGAGGATACACTGTTCATCGATGAGCAGGGCAAGCCGCTGGCCTTCAAGGCGGATAACGATGGCCGCATCCATTATCTGAAATACTCTAATTTATACAGCTATGCAGCCAAAATACCCGAGCATCCGGCCGTGTTCCCGGATGTATCAGAGAATCATCCGTATGCCAAATACATTCTTGGCCTGAAGGCACTTGGCTATCTGGCAGATGATCTGTCCCAGCCGTTTCAGCCCGGGCAAGCCGTCACCCGTGGAGCGTTTGTCCAAGCGTTTAATTCGGTATGGAGCCTGCCGGAATCATCCCATCCGCCCGCGTTCAAGGACACGGCAAATTCTCCGTACCGGCGGGCTATTCAAGCCGCCGTCGAATCCGGCTTGCTGGAGGGAGCGGGGGGAGGCCTGTTTGAACCGGACCGTCCGATCCGCCGTGAAGAAGCAGCCGTTATCGTCTTTCGCTTACTGGCCGGATCGGGGATGAGAACACCGGATTCGACAGCTAAGCTTGTGCCCGGCACCTCCAAGTGGGCGGTTGAGGCAGTCAGCTCGGCTGTCGTCTGGAAGCTTCATGGGCCGGAAGTAACAGAGTCGAAGGGCTTCTTCGACTACGGCCCGCAGCGGACGCTGAACAAACAGGAGCTGGCGGCGCTGCTGTTCACGATGCTCCTGCCGGATTAA